A genomic region of Janthinobacterium lividum contains the following coding sequences:
- a CDS encoding GNAT family N-acetyltransferase, which translates to MAGVMQINWQGDSALCAWIDGQQVAMLDISKCADGVTVNMLFVKPPFRRRGIGGALLRRLLQCHPQAATACSDPRLRALLDKTT; encoded by the coding sequence ATGGCTGGCGTGATGCAGATAAACTGGCAAGGGGACAGCGCGCTGTGCGCGTGGATCGACGGCCAGCAGGTGGCCATGCTCGACATCAGCAAGTGCGCAGACGGGGTGACGGTGAACATGCTGTTCGTGAAGCCGCCATTCCGGCGGCGCGGCATCGGCGGCGCGCTGCTGCGGCGGCTACTGCAATGCCATCCGCAAGCTGCCACCGCCTGCAGCGACCCGCGGCTGCGGGCGCTGCTGGACAAGACTACTTAA
- the pyrE gene encoding orotate phosphoribosyltransferase, with translation MNNLRQQFIAFSVSKGVLRFGEFTTKAGRQSPYFFNAGLFHDGATLAELAQFYAQTLLDSGVEFDMLFGPAYKGITLASATAVALAGKGRNTSFAFNRKEAKDHGEGGTIVGAKLHGKVVIIDDVISAGTSVRESVDMIRAAGAEPCAVLIALDRMERSGPDGQLSPSSAVQEVSKQYGIPVISIGNLDDLFGYLNGAGADPELLKHKEAVSAYRTKYGI, from the coding sequence GTGAATAATTTACGCCAGCAGTTTATCGCGTTTTCAGTATCCAAGGGAGTCTTGCGGTTTGGCGAGTTCACCACCAAGGCCGGACGCCAGTCGCCGTACTTCTTCAATGCAGGCCTGTTCCACGACGGCGCCACCCTGGCCGAGCTGGCGCAGTTCTACGCGCAGACCCTGCTCGACTCGGGCGTCGAATTCGACATGCTGTTCGGCCCCGCCTACAAGGGCATCACCCTGGCATCGGCCACCGCCGTGGCGCTGGCCGGCAAGGGTCGCAACACTTCGTTCGCCTTCAACCGCAAGGAAGCCAAGGACCATGGCGAAGGCGGCACCATCGTCGGCGCCAAGCTGCATGGCAAGGTTGTCATCATTGACGATGTGATCTCGGCCGGTACCTCGGTGCGCGAATCGGTGGACATGATCCGTGCCGCCGGCGCCGAGCCATGCGCCGTGCTGATCGCCCTGGACCGCATGGAGCGTTCCGGCCCGGACGGCCAGCTGTCGCCAAGTTCGGCGGTGCAGGAAGTGTCGAAACAGTACGGCATCCCCGTCATCTCGATCGGCAACCTGGACGACTTGTTCGGCTACCTGAATGGCGCGGGCGCTGATCCGGAACTGCTGAAACATAAAGAGGCTGTTTCCGCCTACCGCACCAAATATGGCATTTAA
- a CDS encoding YqaE/Pmp3 family membrane protein, translating to MRLLIALLLPWLTFFTIGRPIAGIICLILQITLIGWLPATIWAVYALSQYKTDQKIAEAMRRR from the coding sequence ATGCGCTTGCTGATTGCCCTGTTACTCCCGTGGCTGACCTTTTTCACGATCGGCCGTCCGATCGCCGGCATCATTTGCCTGATCCTGCAAATCACCTTGATCGGCTGGCTGCCAGCGACGATCTGGGCCGTGTATGCGCTGAGCCAGTACAAGACGGACCAGAAGATCGCCGAGGCCATGCGCCGGCGCTAA
- a CDS encoding LysR substrate-binding domain-containing protein: MRFDLVDLQLFVNVVEAGSLTAGAARSHLALASSSARVRGMEEMLGMPLLLRGRRGVEPTPVGQALLHHARLVLLQMEKMRGELGEFARGLKGQLRLLCNTAALSEFLPEALGAFLDRHPNLTIDLEERLSYDIVKAVSEGLADMGIVSDSVDMRGLQTFLFRPDRLVVIAAADGVHHRALGQDGVVDFASVLDHDFIGLADDSAMQQYLGMHAARLGRPLKVRVRLRSFDAVCRMVASGVGISVVPLAAASRCQQTMALRCLELSDPWSVRNLTICVRQFSELPLYARQLIDHLKA; encoded by the coding sequence ATGCGCTTTGATCTGGTCGATTTGCAGCTGTTTGTCAACGTGGTGGAGGCGGGCAGCCTGACGGCGGGCGCCGCGCGCAGCCATCTCGCATTGGCCTCCAGCAGCGCGCGCGTGCGCGGCATGGAAGAGATGCTGGGCATGCCCCTGCTGCTGCGCGGGCGGCGCGGCGTGGAGCCGACGCCCGTGGGCCAGGCCTTGCTGCATCATGCGCGCCTGGTGCTGCTGCAAATGGAAAAAATGCGCGGCGAGCTTGGCGAATTTGCGCGCGGCTTGAAAGGGCAGTTGCGGCTGCTGTGCAATACGGCCGCGCTCAGCGAGTTCTTGCCCGAGGCGCTCGGCGCTTTTCTCGACCGCCATCCGAACCTGACCATCGACCTGGAAGAGCGCCTCAGTTACGATATCGTCAAGGCTGTCTCGGAAGGGCTGGCCGACATGGGCATCGTGTCCGACTCGGTCGACATGCGCGGCTTGCAGACGTTCCTGTTCCGCCCCGACCGGCTGGTGGTCATCGCCGCGGCCGACGGCGTGCACCACCGCGCGCTCGGCCAGGATGGCGTCGTTGATTTTGCCAGCGTGCTGGATCACGATTTCATCGGCCTGGCCGACGACAGCGCGATGCAGCAGTACCTGGGCATGCATGCGGCGCGCCTGGGGCGTCCGTTGAAGGTGCGCGTGCGCCTGCGCAGTTTCGATGCCGTCTGCCGCATGGTGGCCAGCGGCGTGGGCATCAGCGTGGTGCCGCTGGCGGCTGCCAGCCGCTGCCAGCAGACGATGGCGCTGCGCTGCCTTGAATTATCCGATCCCTGGTCGGTACGCAATCTGACAATCTGCGTGCGCCAGTTCAGTGAATTACCCCTGTATGCGCGCCAGTTGATCGATCATCTGAAGGCGTGA
- a CDS encoding carboxypeptidase-like regulatory domain-containing protein, whose protein sequence is MAPDRRGTLNLAAVMLAAGLLLGSAAQAQTDSALPPVQKSGAVEYLSGGIGLDESTAIQSASPHWPLSLVFSVQAAGKAEFASDVKLEIRDAKGGVALETTASGPFLLAKLPPGRYSLRATLAGKALERKVQVKAGSSARVELVWPAGTNQGRP, encoded by the coding sequence ATGGCACCAGACAGACGCGGTACCTTGAACCTGGCGGCGGTAATGCTGGCCGCCGGGCTGTTGCTGGGAAGTGCGGCGCAGGCCCAAACCGACAGCGCACTGCCGCCCGTGCAGAAAAGCGGGGCGGTGGAATACCTGAGCGGCGGCATCGGCCTCGACGAGTCGACGGCCATCCAGAGCGCCAGTCCGCATTGGCCCTTGAGCCTCGTGTTTTCCGTGCAGGCGGCGGGCAAGGCGGAATTTGCCTCCGACGTGAAGCTGGAGATACGCGACGCCAAGGGTGGCGTGGCGCTGGAAACGACGGCCAGCGGACCGTTCCTGCTGGCAAAGCTGCCGCCAGGCCGCTACAGCCTGCGCGCCACGCTGGCCGGCAAGGCACTGGAACGCAAGGTGCAGGTCAAGGCGGGATCGTCCGCGCGCGTGGAACTGGTCTGGCCGGCGGGAACGAACCAGGGCCGGCCTTGA
- a CDS encoding oxidoreductase has translation MNKIKTGLVGYGFAGSTFHAPVLSTIEALELAAVASSKPELVHKDWPHATVYAEPAQLFADPSIELVVIAAPNEAHFSLAQAALQAGKHVVVDKPFTISSTEAQSLIALAKERKLVLSVYHNRRWDGDFLTLKALLAQGTLGRIASVESHFDRFRPEIRQRWRESGAPGGGLLYDLGPHMLDQAMQLFGQPEKLYADIVLQRDGAQAVDYMHIVLYYDRLRVVLQAGCLVKAPTARFAVHGDKGSFVKFGLDPQEDALKAGGRPGQPGWGVDPVRGALHLGTQPDGHFEHLEMQAGRYQDFYQGMADAIRHGAAAPVAAEDAAATIRLIELALQSAAEGRVLAVS, from the coding sequence ATGAACAAGATCAAAACCGGCCTGGTGGGCTACGGCTTTGCCGGCTCCACCTTCCACGCGCCTGTGCTCTCCACCATCGAAGCCCTGGAACTGGCGGCCGTCGCTTCCAGCAAGCCGGAGCTCGTACACAAGGATTGGCCGCACGCGACCGTGTATGCGGAGCCCGCGCAACTGTTTGCCGATCCGTCCATCGAACTGGTCGTCATCGCCGCGCCCAACGAAGCGCATTTCAGCCTGGCGCAAGCGGCCCTGCAAGCGGGCAAGCACGTGGTGGTCGACAAGCCATTCACCATTTCCAGCACCGAGGCGCAGTCACTGATCGCGCTGGCGAAAGAGCGCAAGCTGGTGCTCAGCGTGTATCACAACCGCCGCTGGGATGGCGACTTCCTGACCCTGAAAGCGCTGCTGGCCCAGGGCACCTTGGGCCGTATCGCCAGCGTCGAATCGCATTTCGACCGCTTCCGCCCCGAGATCCGCCAGCGCTGGCGCGAGTCCGGCGCGCCGGGCGGCGGTTTGCTGTACGACCTGGGCCCGCACATGCTGGACCAGGCCATGCAGCTGTTCGGCCAGCCGGAAAAGCTGTACGCCGATATCGTCCTGCAGCGCGATGGCGCGCAAGCCGTCGACTACATGCACATCGTCCTGTACTACGACCGGCTGCGCGTGGTGCTGCAGGCGGGCTGCCTGGTAAAGGCGCCGACGGCGCGCTTCGCCGTGCATGGCGACAAGGGCAGTTTCGTGAAGTTTGGCCTCGATCCGCAGGAAGATGCCCTGAAGGCGGGCGGCAGGCCGGGCCAACCCGGCTGGGGCGTGGACCCCGTGCGCGGCGCGCTGCATCTGGGTACGCAGCCGGACGGACATTTCGAACACCTCGAGATGCAGGCGGGCCGCTACCAGGACTTTTACCAGGGCATGGCCGACGCCATCCGCCACGGCGCAGCGGCGCCCGTGGCGGCCGAAGATGCGGCGGCGACGATACGCCTGATCGAACTGGCGCTGCAAAGCGCGGCCGAAGGGCGCGTGCTCGCGGTCAGTTGA
- a CDS encoding sulfite exporter TauE/SafE family protein yields the protein METSFLLAVGASFLVAGFVKGVVGLGLPTVAMGTLSLVMPPVQAAALLIVPSMVTNAWQLAAGPGLRGLLRRLWPMLAAVMAGTLAGGALLPTDSGVWAVVALGVALMLYALAGLFSLQLRVPARHEAWLGPVAGAATGLVTAATGVFVIPAVPYLQGLGLARDALVQALGLAFTASTVALAASLALHGNFSLGAAGASAYALLPALAGMLAGQWLRGRIAQQVFKRCFFAGLFALGLHAALKPWLA from the coding sequence ATGGAGACGTCATTTCTGCTGGCTGTCGGCGCCAGCTTCCTCGTCGCTGGCTTCGTCAAGGGCGTAGTCGGACTGGGCTTGCCGACGGTGGCCATGGGCACGCTCAGCCTTGTCATGCCACCCGTGCAGGCGGCCGCCCTGCTGATCGTGCCATCGATGGTGACGAACGCCTGGCAACTGGCGGCGGGCCCGGGCCTGCGCGGCCTGCTGCGCCGTTTGTGGCCCATGCTGGCGGCCGTCATGGCGGGCACCCTGGCGGGCGGCGCCCTGCTGCCGACCGACAGCGGGGTCTGGGCCGTCGTCGCGCTGGGCGTGGCGCTGATGCTGTACGCGCTGGCCGGCTTGTTCTCGCTGCAGTTGCGCGTGCCGGCCCGGCACGAAGCGTGGCTGGGGCCCGTCGCGGGCGCGGCGACAGGGCTGGTGACGGCCGCCACGGGCGTGTTCGTCATCCCCGCCGTGCCATATCTGCAGGGACTGGGGCTGGCGCGCGATGCGCTGGTGCAGGCGCTGGGCCTGGCATTTACGGCATCGACCGTGGCGCTGGCGGCCAGCCTGGCCCTGCACGGCAACTTCAGCCTGGGCGCGGCGGGCGCCTCCGCGTATGCGCTGCTGCCGGCGCTGGCCGGCATGCTGGCCGGTCAATGGCTGCGCGGACGCATAGCGCAGCAGGTATTCAAACGGTGTTTTTTTGCCGGGCTGTTCGCCCTGGGCTTGCATGCGGCGCTCAAGCCATGGCTGGCGTGA
- a CDS encoding alpha/beta fold hydrolase: protein MRFSEDKMASLRCSDQVERPIHIWQPEHIPPRAVILAIHGGMAHAGDYVTPALYFRQHGFATVSFDMVGHDGKRKVDIPSFDAFLDDAELFLAWVKQAYPGLPVFVMGHSMGGLIATHLGLRRFAGDPAIKGFIISSPYYVNAIPVPKVLQMLSGWLAQRFPMMKVPLGNLTMLLTHDQTITARHFQDERDGIRASAASVRFAHALTSAQKELAGGLSDWRFPLFAVVAGDDKLANSRATESMLRSVPDGLLDYHYYPANYHENFNEVNRDVIFAAILAWMEKLLAPVAP from the coding sequence ATGCGTTTTTCAGAAGACAAGATGGCCAGCCTGCGGTGCAGCGACCAGGTCGAGCGGCCAATCCACATCTGGCAGCCGGAGCACATCCCGCCACGTGCAGTGATCCTGGCGATCCACGGCGGCATGGCGCATGCGGGCGATTACGTCACGCCGGCGCTGTATTTCCGCCAGCACGGTTTCGCCACCGTCAGCTTCGACATGGTGGGCCACGATGGCAAGCGCAAGGTCGATATCCCTTCGTTCGATGCCTTCCTCGACGACGCGGAGCTGTTCCTCGCCTGGGTCAAGCAGGCGTATCCGGGCTTGCCCGTATTCGTCATGGGCCATTCCATGGGCGGCCTGATCGCCACGCACCTGGGGCTGCGGCGCTTCGCGGGCGACCCGGCGATCAAAGGCTTCATCATCTCATCGCCGTATTATGTGAATGCGATTCCCGTGCCGAAGGTGCTGCAGATGCTGTCGGGCTGGCTGGCGCAGCGCTTCCCCATGATGAAGGTGCCGCTAGGAAACTTGACCATGCTGCTGACGCACGATCAAACCATCACCGCGCGCCATTTCCAGGACGAGCGCGACGGCATACGCGCCAGTGCGGCGTCGGTGCGCTTTGCCCATGCGCTGACGTCGGCGCAAAAGGAATTGGCGGGCGGCTTGTCGGACTGGCGCTTCCCCCTGTTCGCCGTGGTGGCGGGCGACGACAAGCTGGCCAACAGCCGCGCCACGGAGAGCATGCTGCGCAGCGTGCCCGATGGCCTGCTCGACTATCACTACTATCCGGCCAACTACCACGAGAATTTCAATGAAGTGAACCGCGACGTCATCTTCGCCGCCATTCTGGCGTGGATGGAGAAACTGCTGGCACCCGTAGCGCCGTGA